A section of the Sporosarcina sp. ANT_H38 genome encodes:
- the rfbB gene encoding dTDP-glucose 4,6-dehydratase: MNILVTGGAGFIGSNFVRHMLSTYNYTIINLDLLTYAGNLSNLEDIEQCPNYRFVKGDICDAQLVEALFEQFSFQAVINFAAESHVDRSIADPALFLKTNVLGTQTLLEEAKKHWQGNPTDEQCRKFIQISTDEVYGTLGKSGYFTEQTNLSPNSPYSASKASGDLIARAYYETYGLPVMITRCSNNYGPYQFPEKLIPLMIDRTLQAKPLPLYGDGKQVRDWLHVKDHCLAIDTVLHKGKIGEVYNIGGNNEKENLEIVKLILSALRTSENLIEFVEDRLGHDRRYAIDNTKIRTELGWAPLYTFELGLDKTVEWYLSNTDWTKQVKCRGEII; encoded by the coding sequence ATGAACATACTAGTAACTGGCGGAGCTGGATTCATTGGTTCGAATTTTGTTAGACATATGCTATCAACATATAATTATACAATTATTAATCTAGATTTACTAACCTATGCTGGAAATCTATCCAATTTAGAAGATATTGAACAGTGTCCAAACTATCGCTTCGTCAAAGGAGACATTTGTGATGCTCAGTTAGTGGAAGCACTTTTTGAGCAATTTTCCTTTCAGGCCGTCATTAACTTCGCAGCAGAATCTCACGTCGATCGAAGCATAGCGGATCCTGCACTTTTCCTGAAAACCAATGTGCTAGGCACCCAAACACTCCTAGAGGAAGCAAAAAAACATTGGCAGGGCAACCCTACTGATGAACAATGCAGGAAATTTATTCAAATTTCGACGGATGAGGTATATGGAACGCTTGGGAAATCAGGTTATTTTACAGAACAAACAAACCTATCTCCCAATAGCCCCTATTCAGCTTCTAAAGCATCGGGAGACCTAATTGCTAGAGCTTATTACGAAACCTATGGGCTACCCGTCATGATTACAAGGTGTTCAAACAACTATGGACCTTACCAATTCCCTGAGAAATTAATCCCACTGATGATTGACCGAACTTTGCAAGCGAAGCCATTACCTCTTTACGGTGATGGCAAACAAGTGAGAGATTGGCTTCATGTAAAAGATCATTGCTTGGCAATTGATACTGTTCTTCACAAAGGAAAAATCGGTGAAGTGTACAATATCGGGGGAAACAACGAGAAAGAAAACCTTGAGATTGTGAAATTAATACTCAGCGCGTTAAGAACGAGTGAGAACCTGATTGAATTCGTGGAGGACCGCTTAGGGCATGACAGAAGGTACGCAATCGACAATACGAAAATTAGAACAGAGCTTGGTTGGGCACCCTTATATACCTTCGAATTGGGTCTTGATAAAACAGTTGAGTGGTATTTGTCTAATACGGATTGGACAAAGCAAGTGAAGTGTCGGGGAGAAATCATTTAG
- the hutU gene encoding urocanate hydratase — MGKASEKVIRYRGTELNTKGWQQEAALRMLMNNLDAEVAEHPDDLVVYGGIGKAARNWESFDAIVRSLKELENDETLLVQSGKPVAIFKSHTDAPKVLIANSNLVPAYANWEHFHELDKKGLMMYGQMTAGSWIYIGSQGIVQGTYETFAELAKQHFGESLKGTITLTAGLGGMGAAQPLAVTMAGGVCIGIEVDETRIDRRIETRYTDVKTDSLEEAIRMAQEAKKEGRALSIGLLGNAAEVLPAMLAIGFIPDVLTDQTSAHDPLNGYIPSGMSLDEAAKLRSDNPEEYVKRSKASMAKHVEAMLEMMDKGAITFDYGNNIRQVAKDEGVTRAFDFPGFVPAYIRPQFCEGKGPFRWVALSGDPEDIYKTDEVILREFSDNKHLCNWIRMAQDKIQFQGLPSRICWLGYGERARFGKIINDMVASGELKAPIVIGRDHLDSGSVASPNRETEAMKDGSDAVADWPLLNAMINAVGGATWVSIHHGGGVGMGYSVHAGMVIVADGTKEAEARIERVLTTDPGMGIVRHVDAGYELAEKTAREKGVNIPMMAKEAIQE; from the coding sequence ATGGGGAAAGCATCTGAAAAAGTCATTCGTTACCGTGGAACTGAATTGAACACAAAGGGGTGGCAGCAGGAAGCGGCACTTCGTATGCTTATGAATAACTTAGACGCAGAAGTGGCGGAGCATCCTGATGATCTAGTCGTTTACGGTGGCATTGGAAAGGCGGCGCGCAATTGGGAGTCGTTTGACGCAATTGTCCGCTCGTTGAAAGAACTTGAGAATGATGAAACACTACTTGTGCAATCGGGGAAACCGGTTGCGATATTCAAGTCACATACAGACGCACCCAAAGTATTAATTGCTAACTCGAATCTTGTTCCTGCCTATGCGAACTGGGAACATTTCCATGAGCTCGATAAAAAAGGACTTATGATGTATGGACAAATGACGGCGGGAAGCTGGATTTATATCGGTTCGCAAGGAATCGTGCAAGGGACATATGAAACATTTGCTGAACTGGCAAAACAGCATTTCGGGGAGTCGCTGAAAGGGACGATCACACTAACCGCTGGACTTGGCGGCATGGGTGCTGCACAACCATTGGCGGTAACGATGGCTGGGGGAGTTTGTATCGGCATCGAGGTGGATGAAACGCGAATTGATCGCCGAATTGAAACACGCTATACCGATGTGAAAACAGATTCACTCGAAGAAGCGATTCGTATGGCGCAAGAAGCGAAAAAAGAAGGCCGCGCACTGTCAATTGGTCTTTTGGGCAATGCAGCAGAAGTTCTTCCTGCTATGCTTGCAATCGGGTTCATTCCAGATGTGCTGACTGATCAGACATCTGCGCATGATCCGTTAAATGGTTATATCCCTTCTGGCATGTCGCTTGACGAAGCTGCGAAACTTCGCTCGGATAACCCTGAGGAGTATGTAAAACGTTCGAAAGCATCGATGGCAAAACATGTTGAAGCAATGCTCGAGATGATGGATAAAGGTGCGATTACGTTCGACTATGGAAATAATATCCGTCAAGTGGCTAAGGATGAAGGCGTTACCCGCGCATTCGATTTCCCGGGGTTTGTACCTGCCTATATTCGTCCACAGTTTTGCGAAGGGAAAGGTCCTTTCCGCTGGGTAGCCTTATCAGGAGATCCTGAAGATATTTATAAAACAGATGAAGTGATTTTACGTGAATTCAGTGACAACAAGCATTTGTGCAACTGGATTCGGATGGCGCAGGATAAAATTCAGTTCCAAGGATTGCCGTCACGGATTTGTTGGCTTGGTTACGGAGAACGTGCTAGGTTTGGAAAAATCATTAATGATATGGTGGCTTCCGGTGAATTAAAAGCACCGATTGTGATTGGGCGAGATCATCTCGACTCAGGATCAGTTGCATCGCCAAACCGCGAGACGGAAGCGATGAAAGACGGTTCGGATGCAGTGGCAGACTGGCCGTTGTTGAATGCAATGATCAATGCGGTTGGCGGAGCTACTTGGGTTTCCATTCATCATGGGGGCGGCGTTGGTATGGGTTACTCGGTTCATGCTGGCATGGTAATAGTTGCAGATGGAACTAAAGAAGCAGAAGCTCGAATCGAACGTGTTTTAACGACAGATCCAGGAATGGGCATTGTGCGACACGTTGATGCGGGCTATGAACTCGCCGAGAAAACAGCCCGGGAAAAAGGAGTCAATATTCCGATGATGGCAAAAGAGGCGATTCAAGAATGA
- the rfbA gene encoding glucose-1-phosphate thymidylyltransferase RfbA translates to MKGILLAGGSGTRLYPLTKAISKQMLPVYDKPMIYYPLSVLMLAGIKEVLIISTPRDIEGFMELLGNGSKLGMELHYAVQENPNGIAEAFVIGERFIGQSTVALVLGDNIFYGSDFGNKVKRAATLVSGSIIFGCTVHDPRAYGVVEVDEQRNALSIEEKPENPKSSYAVPGIYFFDQKVVEIAKNVMPSARGEVEITSIIDEYLQKGELKVELMGRGLAWLDTGTHESLLKASNFVEAIQKRQGLYVSCIEEIAYRRNYISREQLVELAQPLLKTDYGQYLVEVAKSKELIGSIM, encoded by the coding sequence ATGAAAGGGATCCTATTAGCAGGTGGTTCAGGTACCCGTCTCTATCCTCTGACAAAAGCAATATCAAAGCAAATGTTACCCGTTTACGACAAGCCGATGATTTATTATCCATTATCGGTCTTAATGCTTGCGGGTATAAAGGAAGTCTTAATAATTTCAACTCCGCGAGATATAGAAGGGTTTATGGAACTTTTAGGGAATGGCAGCAAACTTGGGATGGAGTTACACTACGCGGTTCAGGAAAATCCAAACGGCATTGCAGAGGCTTTTGTAATCGGAGAAAGATTTATTGGTCAATCGACTGTTGCACTTGTACTTGGCGACAATATTTTTTACGGCTCCGATTTTGGAAATAAAGTAAAGCGGGCGGCTACATTAGTATCTGGGAGCATTATTTTTGGCTGTACTGTACATGATCCTAGAGCGTATGGTGTTGTTGAAGTAGATGAGCAAAGAAACGCCTTATCTATTGAGGAGAAACCAGAAAATCCTAAATCCTCCTATGCTGTTCCGGGTATCTACTTTTTTGATCAAAAAGTTGTGGAGATTGCAAAAAATGTAATGCCTTCTGCCCGTGGTGAGGTGGAAATCACCTCAATTATTGATGAATATCTTCAAAAGGGAGAACTAAAAGTCGAGCTCATGGGGAGAGGGTTGGCATGGTTGGATACGGGAACGCATGAGTCATTATTAAAGGCATCTAATTTTGTTGAAGCGATTCAAAAACGTCAAGGCTTATATGTCTCCTGTATTGAAGAAATTGCGTACAGAAGAAATTATATTTCAAGAGAGCAGTTAGTGGAATTAGCCCAGCCTTTGTTGAAAACGGACTACGGTCAATACTTAGTTGAAGTTGCAAAATCCAAAGAGCTAATTGGCTCAATTATGTAA
- a CDS encoding lipopolysaccharide biosynthesis protein: MNEHTALKRKTLIGVLWSFADMAANHGLQFIIQIILARLLLPEQFGLIGMILVFIAISNSVVDSGFTQALIRDQQTTQVDYSTVFYFNVFMASVMYGLLYISSPPISVFFGESELVPMLRILSLVLIINSLGIIQRVLLIKKVDFKTITKVNVIAVIVSGSITIVFAVRGYGVWSLVVNIISMQIIQTTFLWIFNKWIPSWKFNIESFKKYYKFGYKLLLSGLLDTIYNNIFLVIIGRVYSTSQLGFYTTAVRFRDMASQSISASVQRVSYPVLSSMQEDEKRLKDGFRKIIKTTAFINFPLMIGLAAIAFPLFNILFGEQWKPSVIYFQLLCLAGMLYPIHAVNLNILQVKGRSDLFLKLEIIKKAVLTLFIVLSLLFGLGIIGLIVAAVVNSFVALLINTHYSAREINYSMKDQMKDLLPIFFISVVMGAIVYSTGNVLLTNDVVKIIIQIILGFFIYITVTKFAKIQELNELFYLVLQLFEKMKMTFLSNR, from the coding sequence GTGAATGAACACACTGCATTAAAAAGAAAAACATTGATAGGGGTATTATGGAGTTTTGCAGATATGGCTGCGAATCATGGCCTACAATTTATCATTCAAATTATACTGGCAAGATTGCTGTTGCCTGAACAATTTGGTCTAATCGGTATGATTTTGGTTTTCATAGCGATTTCAAACTCTGTAGTTGATAGTGGTTTTACACAAGCATTAATTCGCGATCAACAGACGACCCAAGTGGATTACTCTACTGTTTTCTACTTCAATGTATTTATGGCCAGTGTAATGTATGGGTTATTATATATTTCTTCCCCACCAATTAGTGTCTTTTTTGGAGAATCCGAACTCGTTCCAATGCTTAGGATCCTTTCATTAGTTTTGATAATAAATTCCTTAGGGATTATTCAAAGAGTATTACTTATAAAGAAAGTCGATTTTAAAACAATCACTAAAGTAAATGTAATTGCAGTGATTGTATCCGGAAGTATAACTATAGTCTTTGCAGTGAGGGGCTATGGTGTATGGAGTCTTGTAGTCAATATAATTTCTATGCAAATTATACAAACAACCTTTTTGTGGATTTTCAATAAATGGATACCATCTTGGAAGTTTAACATAGAGTCTTTTAAGAAGTATTACAAATTCGGCTATAAACTACTACTTTCTGGTCTCTTGGATACTATATATAACAATATTTTTCTGGTCATTATTGGAAGAGTTTATTCCACATCACAACTGGGGTTTTATACAACTGCAGTGAGATTTAGAGATATGGCATCCCAGTCAATATCTGCTTCCGTTCAACGAGTATCTTACCCCGTCCTAAGCAGCATGCAAGAGGATGAAAAACGGCTGAAGGATGGATTTAGAAAAATTATCAAAACAACTGCATTTATTAATTTCCCACTTATGATTGGTTTAGCGGCTATAGCGTTTCCTCTATTTAATATACTGTTTGGAGAACAGTGGAAACCATCTGTCATCTACTTTCAGTTGCTATGTCTTGCAGGGATGCTGTATCCAATTCATGCAGTCAATTTAAATATACTGCAAGTAAAGGGAAGATCTGATTTGTTTTTAAAGTTGGAAATTATCAAGAAAGCAGTATTGACGTTATTCATTGTACTGTCTTTACTCTTCGGGTTAGGAATCATCGGATTGATTGTAGCAGCAGTTGTAAATTCTTTTGTAGCATTGTTAATAAACACTCATTATTCTGCGAGGGAAATAAATTATTCAATGAAAGATCAAATGAAGGATTTATTACCGATATTTTTTATATCAGTTGTCATGGGGGCAATCGTCTATTCAACTGGTAACGTTCTACTTACTAATGATGTCGTGAAGATAATTATTCAAATCATATTAGGATTCTTTATTTATATTACTGTTACTAAATTTGCGAAAATACAAGAATTGAACGAGTTATTTTACCTAGTTCTCCAATTGTTCGAAAAGATGAAAATGACTTTTTTGTCAAATAGATAA
- a CDS encoding glycosyltransferase has product MSILVSINCITFNQEHYIVDAIESFLMQKTNFIYEILIGEDCSTDSTKEIVEKYVIKFPKKIRLITSETNVGGRQNSIRLQRESKGKYIALCEGDDYWIDPYKLQKQVDYMEANPECTLCFHASEIIQAPNKRTGRFVKPYNMSKVSPTEDIIVGGGGFCDTATLLYPKILMENPPDFYLNAPVGDYPMQMFLASQGYAYYIDECMSAYRRDVEGSWSSRMNEVATIKENSIKVNEGILHLLDEFNKYTNEEYNNEIEKIKRKLVFELHVLKGRKSYEKTLAGELDWSFKMKIRTKILIKCHFPNHYKKIVGFKDTKIIKMLMV; this is encoded by the coding sequence ATGAGTATCTTGGTGAGCATAAATTGTATTACATTCAATCAGGAACATTATATTGTTGATGCCATTGAAAGTTTTCTAATGCAAAAAACAAATTTTATATATGAAATTCTTATTGGTGAAGATTGTAGTACTGATAGTACAAAGGAAATAGTCGAAAAATATGTAATTAAGTTTCCGAAGAAAATCAGATTAATCACTTCAGAAACGAATGTAGGGGGAAGGCAAAATTCAATTAGATTACAAAGAGAGTCCAAAGGGAAATATATAGCTCTATGTGAAGGTGACGACTATTGGATTGACCCATACAAACTCCAAAAACAAGTTGATTATATGGAGGCGAATCCGGAATGTACCTTATGTTTTCACGCTTCTGAAATAATACAAGCCCCTAACAAGAGGACTGGAAGATTCGTGAAACCTTACAATATGAGTAAAGTCAGTCCAACTGAAGACATTATAGTAGGCGGGGGTGGATTTTGCGATACGGCGACGTTACTTTATCCAAAAATTCTAATGGAAAATCCACCTGACTTTTACCTCAATGCGCCTGTGGGAGATTATCCGATGCAAATGTTTCTTGCTAGTCAGGGGTATGCCTACTATATAGATGAATGTATGTCGGCGTACAGGAGAGATGTTGAAGGGTCTTGGAGTAGTCGTATGAATGAAGTCGCAACTATAAAAGAAAATAGTATAAAAGTTAATGAAGGTATCTTACATCTATTAGATGAATTCAACAAATATACAAATGAGGAATACAACAATGAGATAGAAAAGATTAAACGGAAATTAGTGTTTGAATTACATGTACTAAAAGGAAGGAAGTCATATGAAAAGACGTTGGCAGGTGAACTTGATTGGTCATTTAAGATGAAAATTAGGACGAAAATATTAATTAAATGCCACTTTCCGAATCATTACAAGAAAATAGTAGGTTTTAAGGATACAAAAATAATTAAGATGCTAATGGTGTGA
- a CDS encoding BCCT family transporter — translation MKQVSNVFWITLGLVVLAVSFGTFAPESFESATDNMKNFITSSFGWYYLLVVTGIVLFCLFFIVSPMGQITLGKPDEKPEYSRMSWFAMLFSAGMGIGLVFWGAAEPLSHFAIDPATEKPGTDAAFRESMRFTFFHWGIHAWAIYAVVAMSLAYFQFRKGEPGLISSTLKPLFGDRMNGPLGTLVNVLAVFATVVGVATTLGFGAIQINGGLSYVFDIPISFSVQIIIIIIVTILFLISAWSGIGKGIKYLSNINMLLAVILLTLVILLGPTLLIFDTFTDTIGLYLQNLPRMSFRAAPLDDANRTWINSWTIFYWAWWISWSPFVGIFIARVSRGRTIREFLVGVLMLPTLLSFFWFSVFGATAMDVQMKGTDLSGLKTEETLFAVFQGMPMSMLLSIVAIILISIFFITSADSATFVLGMQSTYGSLNPPNIVKLTWGIAQAAVAIILLSANGLTALQNALVIAALPFSFVIIFMMISFYKALDEERKVLGLMVRPYNKTKRK, via the coding sequence ATGAAACAAGTATCAAACGTTTTTTGGATTACACTTGGCCTTGTAGTATTGGCGGTTTCTTTCGGGACCTTTGCACCAGAAAGCTTCGAAAGCGCAACAGATAATATGAAGAACTTCATCACTTCATCATTTGGATGGTATTATTTACTCGTTGTCACTGGAATAGTCCTGTTCTGCCTGTTCTTTATCGTCAGTCCGATGGGGCAGATCACACTCGGTAAACCTGATGAAAAACCTGAATATTCCCGTATGAGCTGGTTCGCAATGCTGTTTTCAGCAGGCATGGGAATTGGGCTCGTCTTCTGGGGAGCCGCCGAACCTTTATCGCATTTCGCGATAGACCCCGCAACTGAGAAGCCAGGAACCGATGCAGCTTTTCGCGAATCGATGCGCTTCACATTTTTCCATTGGGGTATTCATGCGTGGGCTATTTACGCTGTCGTTGCCATGTCACTCGCTTATTTCCAATTCCGCAAAGGGGAACCTGGATTGATCTCCTCAACATTGAAGCCACTTTTTGGAGATCGGATGAACGGTCCTTTAGGCACATTGGTCAATGTTCTTGCTGTCTTCGCGACAGTAGTAGGAGTAGCAACGACTTTAGGATTTGGTGCTATTCAAATCAACGGCGGATTATCTTATGTATTCGATATCCCCATCAGTTTTTCCGTTCAAATTATCATTATCATTATCGTTACGATTTTATTTCTCATTTCTGCTTGGTCAGGCATAGGTAAAGGTATTAAATATTTATCTAATATTAATATGCTACTTGCCGTTATCTTACTAACGCTTGTTATCCTACTTGGCCCCACTTTGTTAATCTTCGATACATTTACAGATACAATCGGTCTTTACTTACAAAATTTGCCTCGAATGAGTTTCCGAGCAGCACCGCTTGATGATGCCAATCGTACATGGATTAATAGTTGGACCATTTTTTATTGGGCATGGTGGATTTCATGGTCCCCATTTGTCGGTATCTTCATCGCCCGCGTATCACGTGGACGAACCATCCGAGAATTCTTGGTGGGTGTCTTGATGTTGCCTACATTGCTAAGCTTTTTCTGGTTTTCCGTTTTCGGTGCTACAGCAATGGATGTGCAAATGAAAGGAACTGATCTATCTGGACTAAAAACGGAAGAGACGCTTTTCGCCGTTTTCCAAGGGATGCCAATGTCAATGTTGCTATCGATTGTAGCAATTATCCTTATTTCAATCTTTTTCATCACATCCGCGGATTCTGCCACCTTCGTGCTCGGGATGCAGTCGACTTACGGATCTCTTAATCCGCCAAACATTGTAAAACTGACATGGGGTATCGCACAAGCAGCAGTTGCTATCATTCTGCTCTCAGCCAATGGACTAACCGCATTGCAAAATGCATTGGTAATTGCGGCACTACCCTTCTCCTTCGTCATCATTTTCATGATGATTTCGTTTTACAAGGCTCTTGACGAAGAACGGAAGGTGTTGGGGCTGATGGTAAGGCCTTATAATAAGACAAAGAGGAAATAA
- a CDS encoding DegT/DnrJ/EryC1/StrS aminotransferase family protein, giving the protein MDNYFDEPILITRPLFPTKQNMARKISEVWDSKWLTNNGTQHQELEKQLKDYLNVDQLSLFSNGTLALLLGLKAFNLTGEVITTPFTFPATVQALDWNGLTPVFCDINPQTLTIDATKIEALITENTSAILAVHVFGNPCDVEEIQAIADRHQLKVIYDGAHVFGAKLNGQPISNYGDMTMFSFHATKLFNTIEGGALAFKDEAIARKLDLLKNFGLANPEEVVLSGINAKMNEVQAAMGLEVLKLVDEERGKRHNLKKTYERHLAHLPGIRVLTTLVNDSSSYQYFVIEIDEKMYGKSRDWLHDELKKYNVFTRKYFYPLCSDFEWYKHLESAQGEKLPQAQKSVGQVLAMPFYGELGVESVMKICGIIEELHVNHNRLSNVI; this is encoded by the coding sequence ATGGACAATTACTTTGATGAACCCATTTTAATCACTAGACCGCTATTTCCAACTAAGCAAAATATGGCTAGGAAAATAAGTGAGGTATGGGATAGTAAATGGTTAACTAATAATGGTACACAACATCAAGAATTGGAGAAACAATTAAAGGATTATCTAAACGTTGACCAGTTATCTCTTTTTTCAAACGGTACACTTGCACTACTTCTTGGATTGAAAGCATTCAATTTAACGGGAGAAGTTATTACAACTCCTTTTACCTTTCCCGCAACTGTTCAGGCCCTAGATTGGAATGGACTTACCCCAGTATTTTGTGATATTAATCCCCAAACACTAACAATTGATGCAACTAAAATTGAAGCCTTAATTACAGAAAATACGAGTGCGATTCTGGCCGTACATGTCTTTGGAAATCCATGTGATGTTGAGGAGATACAGGCTATTGCAGACCGACATCAGTTGAAAGTTATTTATGACGGTGCGCATGTATTTGGAGCAAAGCTCAATGGTCAACCAATCAGTAATTACGGTGATATGACGATGTTTAGTTTTCACGCTACCAAGCTTTTTAATACGATTGAAGGAGGAGCTTTAGCGTTTAAAGATGAAGCAATCGCTCGAAAGTTAGACCTGCTTAAAAACTTTGGCCTTGCTAACCCAGAGGAAGTCGTATTATCAGGCATAAATGCAAAAATGAATGAAGTACAAGCCGCGATGGGTTTGGAAGTCTTGAAGTTAGTGGATGAAGAAAGAGGGAAGAGACATAACCTCAAAAAGACATATGAACGGCATCTGGCTCATCTACCGGGAATTCGAGTGTTAACAACTTTAGTAAATGACAGCAGTAGTTATCAATACTTTGTTATTGAAATTGATGAAAAGATGTACGGTAAGTCAAGGGATTGGTTACATGATGAATTGAAAAAGTATAACGTCTTCACAAGAAAGTATTTTTACCCACTGTGCAGTGATTTCGAATGGTATAAACATCTTGAATCTGCGCAAGGAGAAAAGCTTCCACAAGCACAGAAATCTGTAGGGCAAGTACTAGCTATGCCTTTTTACGGTGAACTTGGTGTAGAGTCCGTTATGAAGATTTGCGGAATTATTGAAGAACTGCATGTAAATCACAATCGATTGAGTAATGTTATATGA
- a CDS encoding NAD-dependent epimerase/dehydratase family protein, which translates to MKVLITGGAGFIGSHVVEELLNYKYEVVVVDNLVTGFIENLPKETKIYVVDLNDPILDYIFNHERPDFVIHLAAQASVTVSMNDPYLDFDTNIAGTVKVLLLCGKYNVRKIIFASSAAVYGEPTYLPIDEQHSINPKSFYALSKSVAEKYIEFYGASIGLDYCIFRFSNVYGPRQNGNGEAGVVSIFINRLLLNEKVNIYDGGQSRDLIYVKDVATACRCAVEEEQTGIFNISSNTETVIDDLFYLLASITEGNKAPVYEPRRMGEIQKSILCNQKALNEFEWNVRSVLSEGLQETVKYYSECIHSNT; encoded by the coding sequence TTGAAAGTTCTGATTACCGGCGGCGCGGGATTTATTGGCTCTCATGTAGTTGAGGAATTGTTGAATTACAAATATGAAGTTGTTGTAGTCGATAATCTAGTGACTGGTTTCATAGAGAATTTACCAAAAGAAACGAAAATATATGTGGTGGATCTGAACGATCCAATTCTAGATTATATTTTTAATCATGAAAGGCCTGACTTTGTAATACATTTAGCTGCTCAGGCCTCAGTTACAGTGTCGATGAATGATCCTTATTTAGATTTCGATACCAATATAGCAGGTACAGTTAAAGTTCTTCTCTTATGTGGAAAATATAATGTGCGAAAAATAATATTTGCATCTTCTGCAGCGGTATATGGAGAACCGACATATCTTCCAATAGATGAACAACATTCAATTAATCCAAAGTCTTTTTATGCGCTATCAAAATCGGTGGCGGAAAAATATATTGAATTTTACGGTGCATCCATTGGCTTGGATTATTGCATTTTTCGGTTTTCAAATGTCTATGGACCTAGACAAAATGGGAATGGTGAAGCGGGGGTGGTATCGATTTTTATAAATCGTTTATTGCTCAATGAAAAAGTTAATATTTACGACGGCGGCCAATCTCGTGACTTAATATACGTGAAAGATGTGGCAACAGCTTGTCGCTGTGCTGTGGAGGAAGAGCAAACCGGTATATTCAATATTAGTTCTAACACAGAAACAGTAATTGATGATCTGTTTTACCTTCTTGCCAGCATTACGGAGGGAAATAAGGCGCCGGTGTATGAGCCAAGAAGAATGGGCGAAATTCAAAAAAGTATTTTATGTAATCAAAAGGCACTTAATGAGTTTGAATGGAATGTAAGGAGTGTACTGTCGGAGGGCTTGCAAGAGACAGTAAAGTATTATTCGGAATGTATTCATTCAAATACCTGA
- a CDS encoding ATP-grasp domain-containing protein → MNILLTSAGRRGYLVNYFKEALKKQGEIHVANSTEHSTAMIHGDHSIVTPLISDDAYIPFLKKYCEEHNIDAIIPLFDIDLHILSKNKKEFEEIGTQIIVSNNEVIRICNDKWMTYNYLKRNGFNTPLTFLSSLDAVNAVQKNQISFPLIVKPRWGMGSISIFEADNIEELAVFYKKVGHSIQTTYLAFESQQDIENCIIIQEKIVGQEYGLDIINDLKGNYQTTIIKKKYAMRSGETDCSETVSNSGLEKVGEKLSGVMGHISNLDVDIFVMQGVPYVLEMNARFGGGYPFSHIAGVDLPKAIVRWLKGEVVGKSLFEAEIGVVGYKDLSVIGNRKRVAPSI, encoded by the coding sequence ATGAACATACTTTTGACTTCTGCGGGCAGGAGAGGTTATTTGGTTAACTACTTTAAAGAAGCATTAAAAAAACAAGGAGAAATTCATGTTGCGAATAGTACAGAACATTCAACAGCCATGATACATGGCGATCACTCTATCGTTACACCTCTAATCTCCGATGATGCTTATATTCCATTTTTAAAAAAGTACTGTGAAGAGCATAATATCGATGCAATAATCCCCTTATTTGATATTGATCTGCATATACTCTCGAAAAACAAGAAGGAATTTGAAGAAATCGGTACCCAAATAATTGTATCGAACAATGAAGTTATTAGGATATGCAACGACAAATGGATGACTTATAACTATTTGAAAAGGAACGGATTTAATACACCACTTACGTTCTTATCATCCTTGGATGCCGTCAACGCTGTGCAAAAAAACCAGATTAGTTTTCCGCTTATTGTTAAGCCGAGATGGGGAATGGGTTCAATTTCTATTTTTGAAGCGGATAATATAGAAGAGTTAGCGGTCTTTTATAAGAAAGTTGGACATAGTATTCAAACCACTTATCTAGCATTTGAATCACAGCAGGATATAGAAAATTGTATAATCATTCAGGAGAAAATAGTCGGTCAAGAATATGGTTTAGATATTATCAATGATCTCAAGGGTAATTATCAAACGACAATTATAAAAAAGAAATATGCTATGAGATCAGGGGAAACGGATTGTTCAGAAACGGTATCCAATAGCGGATTAGAAAAAGTTGGAGAGAAATTAAGTGGGGTGATGGGGCATATTTCCAACCTCGATGTAGATATCTTTGTCATGCAAGGTGTGCCGTATGTGTTAGAGATGAATGCACGCTTTGGCGGTGGATATCCATTCAGCCACATTGCCGGAGTTGATCTACCAAAAGCGATTGTTAGATGGTTAAAGGGAGAAGTAGTGGGGAAATCATTATTTGAAGCGGAAATAGGTGTCGTTGGTTATAAAGATTTATCAGTTATTGGAAACCGTAAACGTGTAGCTCCTTCCATTTAA